The genomic stretch CGGCTTCGTCATCAACCGGCGGCTCGGCGACGTTCGCGACGTGGAAGCGGTTGCCTCGCTGATCGCGGCGCTCGTGCTCGACGCGGGACCGGGCGGCCCGCCGAACGGGGCGCGCAATGCGCCGCAAACCGCAGCCGGAGCGCGCGCCGGAGCGGGTCTGGCGGCTTGATAGAATGCCCCGAACCGATCACCGCCCTTCCATCAGAGAGCCTTCAAGTGCCGCAAATCAAAAAAGCCGTCAAGCGGGAAGCCATTTTGACGGCCGCGTTCAACGCCTTCAGCGAAAAGGGCTATTCCGCCACGACGATGACCGAAATCGCGCGCCTCGCGGGCACCACGGTCGCCAATCTGTACGTTTATTTCGACTCCAAGCTCGTGATCCTCTATGAGATCTACGAGCCGTGGTTGATCGAGCAACTGCACCGGTTGCGCAGCGAAGTGGCGCTGCTGAACGGCCCGCGCAAGAAGATCGAACGCATTCTCGCGGGCATCTGGGGCGACATTCCGGCCGCCGACAACGCCTTCGCGAACTCGCTGATCGACGCGCTCGCGAGCGCGCCCGCGGGCCTGGCCAAGCCCAACAACCTGCTGGTCTCGGTCGAGAATTTCCTCACGCAACTGCTCAAGGACGCGCTGCCCGCGGAGCGCATCGCGGCGCTGGGCGGCGACCTGTTCGCGCACGTGATCTGGATGGCGTTCGACGGCTTCGTGATCAACCAGCGCATTGGCGATCACCGCGACATCCAGCGCATCACCGCGCTCACCACCACGCTGCTGCTGGGCGAGGCGCCGCGCGAGTCCGCGTGACGGCATGACGGCGTGAAGTAACGCCAGCGCGATATCGAGCTGACATCGACGTGAGATTGGCGCAACGCTACGCCCCAGGATTTTCCCGAACCCCGCACAAATTTATTTTGAAATCTTTGACGTAGCGAAAATGGAATGACATTCTTTATTCGAGCGCAGACGGTCGTCCTTTGTCTGCGCCGGGCTGGCAAGCCGCAGCAAGGCTCTATCATCGGAAGATGACGGCCTTCGCCACACGGTCACCCAAGAGAACTGGCATCGTGCTTGCCTGATTTTTCCGGTAGTTCGTTCGAATAAGTCATCCTCATGGCGGCCATCTCCGAAAGTCCTCACGCTCTCGCCCTCGACCCGCCCGCGCGCACCACGCGCCGCGTGCTGGCCCTTTGCTTCCTCACGATCGTGACCGAAGGCTATGACATCGGCGTCATGGGCACGATCGTTCCCTCCATGCTCGCCGACCCGGTGTGGAAACTCACGCCGATCGAAGTGGGCGCGATGAGCAGCGCCGCGCTGTTCGGCACGTTGTTCGGCTCGTACTTCATCAGCGTGCTCACCGACCTGATCGGCCGCAAACGTCTGCTGATTGCATGCGTCACGCTGTTTTCGCTTTCCATGCTGGGCGCCGCCATCGCGCCTTCGCCGTTTATCTTCAGCGTGATGCGCTTTATTGGCGGGCTCGGGCTCGGCGGCGTGATTTCCGCGGCGGCGGCACTCACGGTCGAATATTCGCCGGCCGCCAGGCGCAATCTCAACTTCGCCATCATGTATTCGGGCTACGCGATCGGCGCGCTGGTCTCCGCCGTGATCGGCATCGCGTTTCTCGGTTCGCATGGCTGGCGCTTCGTGGTGGCGCTAGGCGCGTTGCCGCTGCTCGGCCTGCCGCTGCTCGTGAAGATGCTGCCCGAGTCGCTCGCCTACCTCATGGCGAGCGGCAAGCGCCGCGAAGCCGATCAACTCGCGCAGCGGCTCGGTTTGTCGCTGGCTTCGCTCGACAGCGTCCCCGCGGAAGCGACTGCCAAGCCTTCGCTGGGCGTGGTGCTGCGCGAGGTGTTCTCGCACGGCAACGCATGGTCGACGCTGTGCCTCTGGGTCGCGCAGATCGCCGCCGTGCTCGTGATCTACGGCCTTGGCACGTGGTTGCCGCAACTGATGCGCAAGCTCGGCTACGACCTCGGCTCCAGCCTCTCGTTCCTCGCGATCTTCATGCTGTCCTCGGCGATCGGCGGCATTCTGATCGGCCGCGTGGGCGACCGGCTCGGGCCGCGCAAAACCATCGTGGGCGGCTACATGATCGGTGCGCTGGCGATCTGCGGGCTCGCCGTGAAGGGCAGCGAACTCACCAACTACGTGCTCGTCGCGCTGGCCGGTCTCGGCAGCATCGGCGTGGCCATGGTGCAGCTCGGCTACATCGCGAGCTTCTACCGGCCGTTCGCCCGCGCCAGCGCGACGGGCTGGGCCGTTGGCATCGGCCGTGTCGGCGCCATGGCCGGCCCGATGCTCGGCGCGTGGTTCGCGTCCTCGCATCTGGACGTGCGCCTGAACTTCGTCGCCTTCGCGGTCTCGGGGCTAGTGGCCGCGCTCGCTATCGCCGTGTGCCGGCCGCGCAACGCGTGACATGACACGCCGCGGCGCCGGTTCGCTCCGGCGCCCGGCGTGACGCGTATTTTCTCGCGTACTTCCCCGCTGGCGTTCGCGTTTGCCTTCGCGCTTCTCCCCTCTTCCTTCCTATCCTTAATCGGCATGAGATCACAATTTCGACCTTTCGTTTTATCTATCAGGAATCCTTATTTTCTATTGAGCAGTCTGACGATTTCGCTCGGCCTGACGGCAACGCCCGCTCACGCGCAAAGCAGCGTCACGCTGTACGGGCTGATTTCGGTGGGCATCAGCTATTCGTCGAACGCGGGCGGCAAGTCGCTCACACAGATGACGAGCGGCCCGCAGCAACCGTCGCGCTGGGGCCTCAAGGGCCGCGAAGAGCTGGGCGGCGGTCTCGCGGCCATCTTCGATCTGGAGAACGGTTTTTCGATCACCACGGGCAGCGCCGCGCAAGGCGGCCGCCTGTTCGGGCGGCAGGCGTGGGTCGGCCTCACGGACCCGAAGCTCGGCACACTCACGCTCGGGCGGCAGTACGACGAGATGACCCAGCAACTCAACTGGACCTCCTCGGCCGTGCAGTTCGCGACCTATGGCGCGCACGTGGGCGATAACGACAACGTCTTCAACGTGCTGCGACTGCAGAACGCGGTGCGCTACGCTTCGCCGGATTTCGCCGGGCTGTCGTTCGCGGGGCAATACGCGTTCTCGAACGAGGCCGGCGCGTTCAGCGACAACAGTGCCTTCAGCGGCGGCGTGTCGTATCGGCATGGTCCGTTCCGCTTCTCGGCGGCGATGTCGCAATACAACCACCCGGCTTCGACCAACACCTCGGGCGCCATTGGCGATTCGTACGCGTTCACCTCGCCGTTCGCCACCAGCGCGGGCGGCGCCAACGCCGCAAAGCAGCGCATTCTGGGTGTGGGCGCGGGCTACGACTTCGGCTTCGCACAGGCCACGCTTTCGTACACGAACGTGCTGTTCGATTATCTCGACAGCACGGGCCTGCGCCTCAACAACGTGGAGGCGTCGGTCACACATTGGATCACGCCCACGCTGCAGATCGGCGCGGCGTATATCTATACATTCGGCGAGTCGTCGGCGGCGCAAAAGCCACACTACAACCAGGTGAATCTGGGCGTGGACTACTTTCTCAGCAAGCGCACCGACCTCTATCTGGTTGGCCTGATGCAGCGCGCCGGCGGCAGCGCCCGCTATGCGCAGATCGTGACGACCGCCGCTTCGAGCACGCAATCCGAAACGCAGGTGATCGCGGGCATACGCACCAAGTTCTGATTGCAGGCGCTTCCCATTCGTTTCGCTACACGACTACGCTTCTCACATGAAAACGCTACACGCAGGATTCCTGACTATTTCGTTGCTGGGAACTTACGCTTCGAGCGCGTTCGCGCAATCCAGCATGACGCTGTATGGCAGCATCGACGAAGGTATCGGTTACGTCACCAATGCGAAAGGCAGTTCGCAAACCCTGATGGGCCCGATCAGCGTACCGGATCAGTTCGGGTTCAAGGGCTCGGAAGATCTGGGCGGCGGCACGAAAGCCATTTTTCAGCTGGAAAACGGCTTCTTCTCGAACACCGGTGCGTTCGCTTCGTCGGGCGTGCTGTTCAGCCGCAAGGCGTTCGTCGGTCTTGCCGACAACCGTTGGGGCACACTCACGCTCGGCAAGCAGTGGGACCTCACCGACGACGTGCTCTTGCCGAACGCCAACGGCGCGGTGCAGTACAACTACTTTCTCTACCATCCCGCCAATGTCGACAACGACGCAGTGACGGTGGTGAACAACAGCGTGAAGTATGCGAGCAATCCGTGGCACGGGGTCTCCGCACGCGCCATGTACGGCTTCACGGACAGTTCGACGGGACAAGGCCGCTACGTGGGCGGCGCGCTGCTCTACAAGTCGTCGGCACTGCAACTGGGCGCCGTGTACAGCGACACGCGCAACAAGTCGTACGCGTTCAACACGTCGCTCGGCTACGCGAACTTTCTCGGCCAGAACCTCGCGGGCGGCGTGACTTTCAAGGCGCGCGACACGCAGATCTTCGGCGTGGCCGGCACTTACACGCCTAATCGGCAATGGGCGTTTCATGCCGTCGTGGATACGGTGAAACTCGCCACCGACACCGACTCCGCGCGCGCGACCACCACGGAGCTAGGCGTGGACTGGAACGTCACGCCGTTCGACACGGTGCTGCTGGGCGGCTATCGCACGTGGTTCGCGGGCAAGCAATACACCGCGGCCGGCCTCTCGAATCTTTACCATCTTTCGGTGCGCACCATGCTCTACGCCGAGCTGACGGTCGAGCACGCGGGCGGCGGCGCGCAGGCGGCACTGCTCTCCCTCTCGCCTTCGTCGAGCAGCAATCAGACTTCGGTGCGCGTGGGCGTGCAGCACTTCTTTTAACCCGGCGCCTTTCACATACGTTCAGATCTGAAACGCCCGAATCGCGCCGGTCAGGTGTTCACCCTGATCGGCGAGCGAGCGCGAAGCGGCCGCCGATTGCTCGACCAGTGCGGCGTTTTGCTGCGTCGCGGCGTCCATCTGCGCGACGGCCGTGTTGACCTGCTCGACGCCGCGCTGTTGTTCGTTCGACGCCGTGGCGATCTCGCCCACGAGGTCCGTGACCTGACCGATCGCGCGCGTCACTTCGGTCATGGTCGCGCCCGCCTGGTTAGCGAGCGTGACGCCGTCGCGCACGCGCGCCACCGAAGCGAGAATCAGCGTTTTGATTTCCTTCGCGGCCGTGGACGAGCGCTGCGCGAGGCTGCGCACTTCGGTGGCGACTACAGCGAAGCCCTTGCCCTGTTCGCCCGCACGCGCGGCTTCCACGGCCGCGTTGAGCGCGAGAATATTGGTCTGGAACGCGATGCTGTCGATGATTGCGACGATCTCCGCCACTTCGTTCGAACCCGTGTCGATGTCGCCCATCGTGCGCACGATTTCCTCGACCATGCCGTTGCCGCGACCGGCGATGCTCGACGCCTCCAGCGCCATCGCGCTCACGCGCTGCGCGTGGCCCGCGTTCATGCGAATGGTCGAAGTGAGTTCTTCCATGCTCGACGCCGTCTCCTGCAACGACGCCGCCTGCTGTTCCGTGCGCGCCGAAAGATCGGCGTTGCCCGAGGCAATCTCGTGCGCGCCGTTCGCGATCGAACCGGCGGCGTCGCGCACCTGGCCCACGAGCGCGACGAGGCTGCCCTGCATGTCGCCCATCGAACGCAGCACGCTGCCCGCGGGCGCATGCGCCGCGCCGTCGATCACCCGCAGATCGCCGCTGGCCACGCGCTGCGATACCGCGCCGAGCGCGGCCGGCTCCGCGCCAAGCTGGCGCATGAGGCCACGCGTGATAAGCGCGCCCGCGAGCGCCGCGCAGGCGAGCGAGAGCACGCACAACGCGATCAGCAGCACACGCTCGCGCTCGTACTTCGCGCCGCCCGCGTCGATGCTGGCTTGTGCGCGGCGCTCCGCATAGGTTTCATACACGTTCGCGGCATCGATCAGCCTGGCGAGCAGCGGGCGGCATTGCTCGTCGATGAGCTTGACCGCCTCGTCATGACGCCCTTCTAGTGCCGCCTTGACGATGGCGAGTGCCACCGGGCCATACTGCGTTTCCACGTCGGCGATATGTCCGACCAGCTCGCGCTCTTCCGCGTCCGCGTCGGCGGACTGGCTCACGAGCGCCTGCAGCTTGTCGAGCCGCTCATGCACGTTGGCGTGGGCCTTCATGACGTTGCTTTTTTCCGCGTCGATATCGCTCGCCGCCGTGACGAACAGCAGATCGCGCGCCGAAATCGCACGCCGGTCCACCGCCGTGCGGACCTGCTGCGCCAGTTGCGCGCGCGTGTTCGCCCCCGTGACGAACGCCTCGAAGCGCGCGTTGTCGCTGCCGAGCGCATAGAGCGAGTAACCTGAAACACCCAGCACCAGAATGATCAGGATGCCGAACGAAAGTGTGAGCTTCTGCCGGATGGTGAGTGCGAGCGCCATGATGATCGAGGAGATGACAGGGGGAAATCGGCCGCCGTCGTCACAGCAGCCACAGGCGGCGTGCAGGCGCACGCGTCCCGCGCAATCGATTTAATCGATTACTGAAAATCGGCGGAACGACCCGAATATGCTATTTAGATTTTGGATTCGAGCCGACTATATCGGTTGCCGCGCGCCGGATCAATCGCTATTGCATGACTGAAGCCTCGCCGCAACAGTCCGGCGGGCGGGGCTTTCAGGCCGCGCGCGCGGCGTTCGAGCGATTATTCGCAGCGCAAACGATGCTTTAACGTTTGCGCGCTTCGATAATCGGCTTATGAATCGGAATGGAGAGCAAAATCTCGCTCCAGAAAAAACGCGCCGTGCGAGGCGCGTTTTTTGTCCGGCTCAACCGAAAGCGTTTTTTGGTCGTTGTTTTCGGTCGTTATTCCCGGCGTTTATTTTCTGAGTTCGGCTTCGATTTCATCGAAGACCTTCGCTTTGCCCACGCCGGTAAGAAATGCCAATCCCTTGATCACGGGCTTCGTGACCGAGCCGGAAATGGGTGTGGTCGACACAATGAGATCGACGTTGTCGGCCAGCGAAGGCACTTCGGTTGCCTTGGCCTGTTGCGCGTTGAAGGTCAGCCCGCGCCGTTTCATCTCTTCGGTCACCGCCACGTTCACCGCCGTGGAAGTGGCCA from Paraburkholderia acidisoli encodes the following:
- a CDS encoding TetR/AcrR family transcriptional regulator, with amino-acid sequence MPQIKKAVKREAILTAAFNAFSEKGYSATTMTEIARLAGTTVANLYVYFDSKLVILYEIYEPWLIEQLHRLRSEVALLNGPRKKIERILAGIWGDIPAADNAFANSLIDALASAPAGLAKPNNLLVSVENFLTQLLKDALPAERIAALGGDLFAHVIWMAFDGFVINQRIGDHRDIQRITALTTTLLLGEAPRESA
- a CDS encoding MFS transporter translates to MAAISESPHALALDPPARTTRRVLALCFLTIVTEGYDIGVMGTIVPSMLADPVWKLTPIEVGAMSSAALFGTLFGSYFISVLTDLIGRKRLLIACVTLFSLSMLGAAIAPSPFIFSVMRFIGGLGLGGVISAAAALTVEYSPAARRNLNFAIMYSGYAIGALVSAVIGIAFLGSHGWRFVVALGALPLLGLPLLVKMLPESLAYLMASGKRREADQLAQRLGLSLASLDSVPAEATAKPSLGVVLREVFSHGNAWSTLCLWVAQIAAVLVIYGLGTWLPQLMRKLGYDLGSSLSFLAIFMLSSAIGGILIGRVGDRLGPRKTIVGGYMIGALAICGLAVKGSELTNYVLVALAGLGSIGVAMVQLGYIASFYRPFARASATGWAVGIGRVGAMAGPMLGAWFASSHLDVRLNFVAFAVSGLVAALAIAVCRPRNA
- a CDS encoding porin; translated protein: MSSLTISLGLTATPAHAQSSVTLYGLISVGISYSSNAGGKSLTQMTSGPQQPSRWGLKGREELGGGLAAIFDLENGFSITTGSAAQGGRLFGRQAWVGLTDPKLGTLTLGRQYDEMTQQLNWTSSAVQFATYGAHVGDNDNVFNVLRLQNAVRYASPDFAGLSFAGQYAFSNEAGAFSDNSAFSGGVSYRHGPFRFSAAMSQYNHPASTNTSGAIGDSYAFTSPFATSAGGANAAKQRILGVGAGYDFGFAQATLSYTNVLFDYLDSTGLRLNNVEASVTHWITPTLQIGAAYIYTFGESSAAQKPHYNQVNLGVDYFLSKRTDLYLVGLMQRAGGSARYAQIVTTAASSTQSETQVIAGIRTKF
- a CDS encoding porin, with amino-acid sequence MKTLHAGFLTISLLGTYASSAFAQSSMTLYGSIDEGIGYVTNAKGSSQTLMGPISVPDQFGFKGSEDLGGGTKAIFQLENGFFSNTGAFASSGVLFSRKAFVGLADNRWGTLTLGKQWDLTDDVLLPNANGAVQYNYFLYHPANVDNDAVTVVNNSVKYASNPWHGVSARAMYGFTDSSTGQGRYVGGALLYKSSALQLGAVYSDTRNKSYAFNTSLGYANFLGQNLAGGVTFKARDTQIFGVAGTYTPNRQWAFHAVVDTVKLATDTDSARATTTELGVDWNVTPFDTVLLGGYRTWFAGKQYTAAGLSNLYHLSVRTMLYAELTVEHAGGGAQAALLSLSPSSSSNQTSVRVGVQHFF
- a CDS encoding methyl-accepting chemotaxis protein: MALALTIRQKLTLSFGILIILVLGVSGYSLYALGSDNARFEAFVTGANTRAQLAQQVRTAVDRRAISARDLLFVTAASDIDAEKSNVMKAHANVHERLDKLQALVSQSADADAEERELVGHIADVETQYGPVALAIVKAALEGRHDEAVKLIDEQCRPLLARLIDAANVYETYAERRAQASIDAGGAKYERERVLLIALCVLSLACAALAGALITRGLMRQLGAEPAALGAVSQRVASGDLRVIDGAAHAPAGSVLRSMGDMQGSLVALVGQVRDAAGSIANGAHEIASGNADLSARTEQQAASLQETASSMEELTSTIRMNAGHAQRVSAMALEASSIAGRGNGMVEEIVRTMGDIDTGSNEVAEIVAIIDSIAFQTNILALNAAVEAARAGEQGKGFAVVATEVRSLAQRSSTAAKEIKTLILASVARVRDGVTLANQAGATMTEVTRAIGQVTDLVGEIATASNEQQRGVEQVNTAVAQMDAATQQNAALVEQSAAASRSLADQGEHLTGAIRAFQI
- a CDS encoding PTS sugar transporter subunit IIB; the encoded protein is MSKIKTVLFACGTGVATSTAVNVAVTEEMKRRGLTFNAQQAKATEVPSLADNVDLIVSTTPISGSVTKPVIKGLAFLTGVGKAKVFDEIEAELRK